One region of Mycolicibacterium rhodesiae NBB3 genomic DNA includes:
- a CDS encoding SDR family NAD(P)-dependent oxidoreductase: MKIDLAGKTALVTGSTQGIGLAIAKGLAESGARVVVNGRSPDRVDQAVETLGGDAIGVAADVATDDGVAELLRQLPDVDILVNNLGIFEAVPAREITDDQWRTYFEVNVLAAARLIRSYLPAMIGRRWGRVIQIASDSAIVIPEEMIHYGVSKTALLALSRGFAKDASGSGVTVNSVIAGPTHTAGVEDFVYQLVDKSLPWEEAQREFMRKHRPQSLLERLIEPDEIANMVTYLASRQASATTGGALRVDGGYVDSILP, translated from the coding sequence GTGAAGATCGATCTGGCTGGAAAGACCGCGCTCGTCACCGGCTCGACCCAGGGCATCGGACTGGCGATCGCCAAGGGGCTTGCCGAAAGCGGTGCCCGTGTCGTCGTCAACGGGCGCTCCCCTGACCGCGTCGATCAAGCCGTCGAGACGCTGGGCGGTGACGCCATCGGGGTGGCCGCGGACGTGGCGACTGACGACGGCGTCGCCGAGCTGCTGCGGCAGCTGCCCGATGTCGACATCCTGGTGAACAATCTGGGCATCTTCGAGGCCGTTCCCGCCCGCGAGATCACCGACGACCAGTGGCGCACCTATTTCGAAGTGAATGTCCTTGCCGCAGCACGACTTATCCGCAGTTATCTTCCGGCGATGATCGGGCGCCGCTGGGGTCGGGTGATCCAGATCGCGAGCGATTCGGCCATCGTGATACCCGAGGAGATGATCCACTACGGGGTCTCCAAGACCGCCCTGTTGGCGTTGTCGCGCGGCTTCGCGAAGGATGCGTCGGGCAGCGGGGTCACCGTGAATTCCGTCATCGCGGGGCCGACACACACCGCGGGCGTGGAGGACTTCGTGTACCAACTCGTCGACAAGTCGTTGCCCTGGGAGGAAGCGCAGCGCGAGTTCATGCGCAAGCATCGGCCGCAGTCGCTGCTGGAGCGCCTCATCGAGCCCGACGAGATCGCCAACATGGTCACCTACCTCGCATCCCGGCAGGCGTCGGCGACGACGGGTGGCGCGCTTCGTGTCGACGGTGGCTATGTCGACTCGATCCTCCCTTAG
- the fadD2 gene encoding long-chain-fatty-acid--CoA ligase FadD2 encodes MPKLTDLPLQAAAKIQQYAERGSAELHYARKMFEAGALKLEAPQNIAAFLADIRRWGEFGMIPALNARRTPHRVAVIDDEGEFTFKELDDAAHALANGLLAMGVKGGDGVAILARNHRWFLVSVYGAARAGARIILLNSEFSGPQIKEVSEREGAKVIIYDDEYTSAVSQAEPDFGKLRALATNPDKDEPSGSTDESIADLIARSSSAQAPKATKHSSIIILTSGTTGTPKGANRSTPPSLAPIGGVLSHVPFKAGEVTSLPAPMFHALGFLHATIAMMLGSTLVLRRRFKPATVLADIERNKATAIVVVPVMLSRLLDELEKTQPKPDLSSLKIVFVSGSQLGAELATRALKDLGPVVYNLYGSTEIAFATIARPRDLSINPGTVGPVVKGVKVKILDDDGNELPKGEVGRIFVGNTFPFEGYTGGGHKQIIDGLMSSGDVGYFDEHDLLYVSGRDDEMIVSGGENVFPAEIEDLVSGHPEVVEATALGVEDKEWGHRLRCFVVKAEGASVDEDAIKTYVRENLARYKVPREVIFLDELPRNPTGKILKRELREMAVGGDDE; translated from the coding sequence ATGCCCAAGCTCACTGACCTTCCGTTGCAGGCAGCGGCCAAAATCCAGCAGTATGCCGAGCGCGGATCGGCCGAACTGCACTACGCCCGCAAGATGTTCGAAGCCGGTGCGCTGAAGCTGGAGGCACCGCAGAACATCGCCGCGTTCCTCGCCGACATCAGACGCTGGGGTGAGTTCGGCATGATCCCCGCGCTCAACGCGCGCCGCACCCCGCATCGGGTCGCCGTCATCGACGACGAGGGCGAATTCACGTTCAAAGAACTCGACGATGCGGCGCACGCCCTTGCCAACGGCCTGCTGGCAATGGGCGTCAAGGGTGGTGACGGCGTCGCGATCCTGGCGCGCAACCACCGGTGGTTCCTGGTTTCGGTGTACGGCGCGGCCCGTGCCGGTGCCCGCATCATCCTGCTCAACAGCGAGTTCTCCGGGCCCCAGATAAAGGAGGTGTCCGAGCGCGAGGGCGCGAAGGTCATCATCTACGACGACGAGTACACCTCTGCGGTTTCGCAGGCTGAGCCAGATTTCGGCAAGCTGCGCGCGCTGGCGACCAACCCCGATAAGGACGAGCCCTCGGGCAGCACCGACGAGAGCATCGCCGATCTGATCGCGCGGAGCAGTTCGGCGCAAGCGCCCAAGGCCACAAAGCACTCGTCGATCATCATCCTGACCAGCGGCACCACCGGCACTCCGAAGGGCGCCAACCGGAGCACCCCGCCGTCGCTCGCGCCGATCGGCGGCGTGCTGTCGCATGTCCCGTTCAAGGCGGGCGAGGTGACGTCGCTTCCCGCGCCGATGTTCCATGCCCTGGGTTTTCTGCACGCGACGATCGCGATGATGCTCGGCTCCACGCTCGTGCTGCGCAGGCGATTCAAGCCGGCGACCGTGCTCGCGGACATCGAGAGGAACAAGGCCACCGCGATCGTCGTCGTGCCGGTGATGCTGTCGCGGTTGCTCGACGAGCTCGAGAAGACCCAGCCCAAACCCGATCTGTCGTCACTGAAGATCGTGTTCGTGTCCGGGTCACAGCTGGGCGCGGAACTGGCCACCCGAGCGCTCAAGGATCTCGGCCCGGTCGTCTACAACCTCTATGGATCCACCGAGATCGCGTTCGCGACGATCGCGCGGCCAAGGGACCTGTCGATCAACCCCGGAACGGTCGGACCCGTCGTCAAAGGCGTCAAGGTCAAGATCCTCGACGACGACGGCAACGAGCTACCCAAGGGCGAAGTCGGCCGCATCTTCGTCGGCAACACTTTTCCCTTCGAGGGTTACACCGGCGGCGGCCACAAGCAGATCATCGACGGGCTGATGTCGTCCGGCGATGTCGGCTACTTCGACGAGCACGACCTGCTGTACGTCAGCGGCCGTGACGACGAGATGATCGTGTCCGGTGGTGAGAACGTATTTCCCGCCGAGATCGAGGATCTCGTGAGTGGCCACCCCGAGGTCGTCGAAGCCACCGCGCTCGGTGTGGAAGACAAGGAATGGGGACACCGGCTGCGCTGCTTTGTCGTCAAGGCCGAGGGCGCCTCCGTCGACGAGGACGCCATCAAGACATATGTGCGGGAGAACCTGGCCCGCTACAAGGTGCCCCGCGAGGTCATCTTCCTCGACGAGCTGCCCCGCAACCCGACCGGCAAGATCCTCAAGCGCGAACTCCGGGAAATGGCCGTCGGCGGAGACGACGAATAG
- a CDS encoding DNA polymerase domain-containing protein has translation MPASLHLEVDGQRVPITNPDKVIFPALQLTKGDLMQYYLRVADGALRGVADRPMILKRFVKGITEEAIFQKRAPAKRPDFVDVAELKYASGTSAAEAVIRDAGGLVWAVNLGCIDLNPHPVRADDLAHPDELRVDLDPMPGVDWRQIVDVALVAREVLEDHGLTAWPKTSGSRGFHIYARIERRWPFKQVRLAAQTIAREVERRAPELATSRWWKEEREGVFVDFNQNAFDRTVASAYSVRATPDARVSTPLLWDEVRDCRPEKFTVATVPARFDEIGDPWEGIDDSAGALDALLDLAEELGPPEKAPRGAKRGTGRRQSSMPLIEIARTKTKDEAMAALDEWRTRYPSVAEKLQAPDVLVDGMRGPSSIWYRIRINLQHVPEEQRPPQEPLLADYSPWENYSGPQWMRGN, from the coding sequence ATGCCCGCTTCGCTCCATCTGGAGGTCGATGGTCAGCGGGTGCCCATCACCAATCCCGACAAGGTCATCTTCCCGGCACTTCAGCTGACGAAGGGCGATCTGATGCAGTACTACCTGCGAGTCGCCGACGGGGCGCTGCGCGGCGTGGCCGACCGGCCGATGATCCTGAAACGGTTCGTCAAGGGGATCACCGAAGAGGCCATCTTCCAGAAGCGCGCTCCGGCGAAACGGCCCGACTTCGTCGACGTCGCCGAGCTGAAGTACGCGTCGGGAACCTCTGCCGCCGAAGCGGTGATCCGCGATGCCGGTGGGCTGGTTTGGGCGGTCAACCTCGGTTGCATCGACCTCAACCCCCACCCGGTACGTGCGGACGACCTGGCCCATCCCGACGAGCTGCGGGTCGACCTGGACCCGATGCCCGGGGTGGACTGGCGCCAGATCGTGGACGTGGCCCTGGTCGCGCGAGAAGTGCTCGAGGATCACGGGCTCACGGCATGGCCCAAGACCTCCGGTTCGCGGGGTTTCCATATTTATGCGCGTATCGAACGGCGATGGCCGTTCAAGCAGGTCCGGCTGGCTGCGCAGACGATCGCGCGCGAGGTGGAGCGGCGCGCTCCGGAGCTGGCCACCAGCCGGTGGTGGAAGGAAGAACGCGAGGGCGTGTTCGTCGACTTCAACCAGAACGCGTTCGACCGCACGGTGGCGTCGGCGTACTCCGTGCGGGCCACCCCGGATGCGCGGGTGTCGACCCCGCTGTTGTGGGACGAGGTCCGCGACTGCCGTCCCGAGAAATTCACCGTCGCGACCGTGCCGGCCCGGTTCGACGAGATCGGCGACCCATGGGAGGGGATCGACGACTCGGCCGGCGCACTCGACGCGCTGCTCGATCTCGCCGAGGAGCTCGGCCCGCCGGAGAAGGCGCCACGGGGCGCGAAGAGGGGCACAGGCCGACGCCAATCGTCGATGCCGTTGATCGAGATCGCCCGCACCAAGACCAAGGACGAAGCGATGGCCGCGCTCGACGAATGGCGGACACGTTACCCATCGGTAGCCGAAAAGCTCCAGGCCCCAGACGTTCTGGTGGACGGCATGCGGGGTCCCAGCTCGATCTGGTACCGCATCAGGATCAACTTGCAGCATGTCCCGGAGGAACAGCGCCCGCCGCAGGAACCGCTGCTCGCCGATTACAGCCCGTGGGAGAACTACTCGGGGCCGCAATGGATGCGCGGAAACTGA
- a CDS encoding STAS domain-containing protein: MYGNPAFDCGEAQVRTVCRQLATVVTVQGVVDDTNVERVTAFALRSIIAEKPFVLDLSGVTSFTAHGLPLLSAVDERCFCSDVEWSLIPSEPVLHETCGLNFPVADSVPDALHHFADSIDERRHLFPLMTQQIA, translated from the coding sequence ATGTACGGGAATCCGGCGTTCGACTGCGGTGAGGCACAGGTTCGTACGGTGTGCCGGCAATTGGCCACAGTGGTGACAGTGCAGGGCGTGGTCGACGACACCAACGTCGAGCGGGTCACTGCGTTCGCACTGCGGTCCATCATCGCCGAGAAGCCCTTTGTACTGGATCTCAGCGGCGTGACTTCCTTTACCGCACACGGACTTCCGTTGTTGTCCGCAGTCGACGAGCGCTGCTTCTGCAGCGACGTGGAATGGTCGCTGATCCCCAGCGAACCCGTGCTGCACGAGACGTGCGGGCTGAACTTCCCGGTGGCCGACTCGGTTCCCGATGCGCTCCACCACTTCGCCGACAGCATCGACGAACGGCGGCACCTGTTTCCATTGATGACCCAGCAGATCGCCTAG
- a CDS encoding NYN domain-containing protein encodes MRWIVDGMNVIGSRPDGWWRNRRLAISELIERLELWASTEHEDVTVVFEHPLSPPVESSLITITHAPRAATNSADDEIVAMVRAAERSAEIRVATSDRALIERVSELGASVYPAQRLRDLIDPR; translated from the coding sequence ATGCGCTGGATCGTCGATGGCATGAACGTCATCGGGTCCCGCCCCGACGGTTGGTGGCGGAATCGCCGACTGGCGATATCGGAGTTGATCGAACGTCTGGAACTGTGGGCGTCCACCGAGCACGAGGACGTGACGGTGGTGTTCGAACATCCGTTGTCGCCGCCCGTCGAATCGTCGCTCATCACGATCACGCATGCGCCGAGGGCGGCCACGAACTCGGCCGACGATGAGATCGTCGCGATGGTGCGGGCCGCCGAGCGGTCGGCGGAGATCCGCGTGGCCACATCTGACCGCGCGCTCATCGAGCGGGTGAGTGAGCTCGGCGCGTCCGTCTACCCCGCGCAGCGCCTTCGCGATCTCATCGACCCCCGGTGA
- a CDS encoding helix-turn-helix transcriptional regulator has protein sequence MEHNAELRDFLRTRRARLSVDDVDIGGTGRARRVPGLRREEVAQLAGVSVDYYSRLEQGRHLNVSDEVLDAVARALRLDDTERAYLFRIARTNLRRPRRRAPAPVQRVRPGVLRILETLDDVTPAFVFGRRMDVLAANRLARALFTDFGALPPRERNLLRYTFLDETTRELFVDWDDVARDNVGTLRLDAGRHPDDPVLMELVGELSVRSPEFRRWWADHNVRERTHGTKRYHHPLVGELTVQYESVALLGDPDQTLCIYTAEAGSPSESALQLLANWTGDRVTGGR, from the coding sequence ATGGAGCACAACGCGGAGTTGAGGGACTTCCTTCGTACCCGCCGCGCGCGCCTCAGCGTCGACGATGTCGATATCGGTGGCACCGGACGCGCGCGACGGGTGCCTGGGCTGCGGCGCGAAGAAGTCGCACAGCTCGCGGGTGTGAGCGTGGACTATTACAGCCGCCTCGAACAGGGTCGCCACCTCAATGTGTCCGACGAGGTACTCGACGCTGTCGCTCGTGCATTGCGCCTCGACGACACCGAGCGCGCCTACCTCTTCCGGATCGCCAGAACCAACCTGCGCCGTCCGCGCCGCCGTGCACCGGCCCCCGTGCAGCGGGTCCGGCCGGGGGTGTTGCGCATCCTCGAGACACTCGACGATGTGACACCTGCTTTTGTCTTCGGGCGCCGGATGGATGTGCTTGCGGCGAACAGGCTGGCCCGCGCACTGTTCACCGACTTCGGTGCGCTGCCGCCACGGGAGCGAAATCTGTTGCGCTACACCTTCCTTGACGAGACCACGCGAGAGTTGTTCGTCGACTGGGACGACGTTGCGCGCGACAACGTCGGGACCCTCCGCCTCGACGCCGGGCGCCATCCCGACGACCCGGTGTTGATGGAGTTGGTGGGCGAGCTGTCGGTCAGGAGCCCGGAGTTTCGCCGGTGGTGGGCCGACCACAATGTTCGCGAACGTACTCATGGGACCAAGCGCTACCACCACCCGCTCGTTGGTGAGCTGACCGTCCAGTACGAGTCCGTCGCGCTGCTCGGCGATCCCGACCAGACGCTGTGCATCTACACGGCCGAAGCGGGATCGCCGTCGGAATCGGCCTTGCAGTTGCTGGCCAATTGGACGGGTGATCGCGTCACCGGGGGTCGATGA
- a CDS encoding SDR family oxidoreductase, translated as MTTSTSNSSNTTLSGRVAVVTGASSGIGAATAKRLAASGAKVALLARRADRLQKLVNEIEQSGGTALAVAIDVSDADAVRAAADRVGTELGNADLLFNNAGVMLPAPVEEQRFDQWQQQIDLNISGLMYVIGAFVPQLIASAAEKGVADLINTSSIGAQNIFPNFAVYAGTKAYVTHMSRTLRAELGPKGVRVSAIEPGIVETELADHVTDAGATEWITDTKGQIDVLESEDVAEAINFLASQPARVNFQQLTIMPTAQIS; from the coding sequence ATGACCACTTCAACTAGCAATTCAAGTAACACCACTCTCAGCGGCCGCGTTGCGGTCGTGACCGGCGCATCGAGCGGCATCGGTGCGGCGACCGCCAAGAGGCTCGCAGCGTCTGGCGCCAAGGTCGCCCTGCTCGCCAGGCGTGCGGACCGACTGCAGAAGCTCGTCAACGAGATCGAGCAGTCCGGCGGCACCGCGCTCGCTGTCGCGATCGACGTGTCCGACGCCGACGCCGTGCGCGCTGCCGCCGACCGGGTGGGCACGGAGCTGGGAAACGCCGACCTGCTGTTCAACAACGCGGGCGTCATGCTTCCGGCCCCGGTCGAGGAGCAGCGCTTCGATCAGTGGCAGCAGCAGATCGACCTCAACATCAGCGGACTGATGTACGTGATCGGCGCGTTTGTGCCACAACTGATCGCGTCGGCCGCCGAAAAGGGCGTCGCCGATTTGATCAACACGTCGTCGATCGGCGCGCAGAACATCTTTCCGAACTTCGCGGTCTACGCCGGGACGAAGGCTTACGTGACGCACATGTCCCGGACGCTGCGCGCTGAACTCGGACCCAAGGGTGTCCGGGTCTCGGCTATCGAGCCTGGGATCGTCGAGACGGAGTTGGCGGACCACGTGACCGATGCCGGGGCCACCGAATGGATCACCGACACCAAGGGCCAGATCGACGTGCTGGAGTCCGAGGATGTCGCCGAGGCGATCAACTTCCTGGCGAGCCAGCCCGCCCGGGTGAATTTTCAGCAGCTCACCATCATGCCGACGGCACAGATTTCGTAG